Within Epilithonimonas zeae, the genomic segment ATTTTCAATTTACTACGCCAATCACAAGTCAAAATTCTTTAAAGTCAAGAATGGAATGCAATTGTCCAATGCAAGAGCAATATTAGGAAATCCCGACGAATCAAAATACTATGATAATCAAATCATGGATGTTTACTACTATTTTCCGATGTCAGAAGCCAGATTTTTTTATTCGAAAAAAGATAGCACGTTAGTCCGCTCTTGGAGAACAGATGCGGATTGAGATTTATTTGCCGTTGAATGAAGTCATAGTATTCTGAACACCGGCAAACACAAAAGATAAAGCTGCTTGCGAAAACTTCTCTATTCTTTCAGATAGCTTTTCTCTTTCCTCCTCGTTCCATTTTCCGAGAACATAATCCGCTTGTTTTCCTTCGGAGAAATCCGCAGAAATCCCAAATCTTAATCTGGTGTAATTTTGAGTATTCAGTTGTGCCTGGATACTTTTCAGCCCATTATGGCCGGCATCAGAACCTTTCATTTTCATTCTCAGAGAACCAAATGGTAAAGCCAAATCATCAGTTATAATCAGAATATTTTCTAACGGGATATTCTCTTTCTGCATCCAGAATTTAACCGCATTACCGGAAAGGTTGACGTAAGTGTCAGGTTTTAGAATAAAGACTTTTCTGCCTTTATATTTGCCTTCAGCCAAAAGACCAAAGTTGGAAGATTTGAAAGGTGTTTCTATTTTCTCAGCAATCTTTTCAGCAACTTTGAAACCGATATTATGTCGGGTTTCCGCATACTCTTCCCCTTTGTTCCCGATGCCGACAATAAGATATTTCATTATTTATATTGGAAATTTAATTTATCACCTGCATTAGAAGTCATCTCTGTAGGATAGCTATCAGAGTTGTATTGATATGTCATTGTAAGAGATTGAGACATTCCCATTGCTGTAACTTTGACAGTTTTGTAGTTATTTGCAGAAAGTCCTAACATACCTTGATTAGAAGTATTATAATGCGTTGATAAAATATTGTAAGCTAAAGGTAACGAAGCAAAAGGATTTTTGTTCGTATCATAGTTGCTTAATGCAGATTCAATAACAATTGGTGGAATTGTAATAGGACCAGCGCTAGCAGTAGTCGTTGCCAATTTCCAGTTAGAAATATTATTTCCGGCATAAGTCAGATTACTTGTCACTTCATATTCTAAAATGAATTGTCCAGGATTATCAGGATCTTCAGCATTCATTTTAGTTAGAACCTTTGTAACTTTTTCACCGCTGTAAGTTATATCTGTTGTTGATTTATATAAAAGTGTTCCACCAGATTCTGTAGTTCCGCTGACAGATTTTAATTTCCCAGAATCATAAACTAAATCCAGTTTCGTGAGTTTTGTTTCGCCAGATTCTACATTGGTAATATCCATATGTGTAATCTGATTATTGCTATTGTATGTCAGAACGGCATTTTCATTACCATCGTCAAATTGACTTTTAACTGATGTAAGTTTGCTTCCCGTATAGATATAATCTACAGTCGTTCTTTCTCCGTCAGAATCAATACCAGAAACTTTACTTAAAAACCTAGTTGTGGTCGATCCACCATTGCCACTTCCGGTATTAGTACTCGTATCATATTCAACGCCTCTTAAAAAATCTCCATTCACATCCTGATTAGGACTGCAAGATGACAGGATAAAAAATCCGAATATATAATAAAGTATATTTTTCATTGCTTAGTTTTCTGTTTGCAAAGTTAATTTTTTAAAATAAATAGTTTATTAAGCCAAAATCCTATTCAAAACCAGATTCACTTCATCCACATTTGTCACATTATCTTTTCGCATCATCAGCTGGTTGTTCTTTTCTTTTAACGTCGCTTCTGCCGGATTTTGTGTGAGATAAGATATGATTTTTTTGAATTTTTCGCTTTGGTAGAATTTGTCCTGAGGATTCGCTGGGAAATAACCAAGAAACACTTTATTCTTCACCACCAGCTTATCAAATCCAATTTCAGCCGCCAGCCATTTCAGTTCTACAGATTTCAGAAGGTTAATGGCTTCATCCGGCAGTTTTCCGAAACGGTCTTTTAGTTCATTTTCAAATTGTTGCAATTCCTTAGCATTCTGAACATCGGCCAGCTTTTGATACAATGACAACCGTTCTTCCGTAGAACTCACATAATCATCTGGCAACATCAATTCCAGATCAGTATCGATATTCACTTCTTTCGTGGATTTGAACAGCTTGTTTCTATCTTCTTCATTTTCAAAAAGATTTTCAAAATTCTCATCATCTTTGAGTTCTTCTAAAGCTTCCTGCATCATTTTCTGATACGTCTCAAATCCCATTTCGTTGATGAATCCACTCTGTTCTCCGCCCAACAAATCACCTGCACCACGAATTTCCAAATCCTTCATCGCAATCTGGAAACCACTTCCAAGATCCGAGAATTGCTCAATCGCTTCCAGACGTTTTCTCGCATCAGACGTCATCATATCGAACGGTGGCGTTATCAAGTAACAAAATGCTTTCCTGTTGCTTCGCCCGACTCTTCCACGCATCTGGTGCAGGTCTGCCATCCCGAATCGTTGCGCATCATTGATGAAAATAGTATTTGCGTTTGGGACATCCACGCCGGATTCTACAATAGTTGTAGAAACGAGAACATCATATTTTCCTTCCATAAAATCGAGGATGTTGGTTTCCATTTGTTTCCCGTCCATTTGTCCGTGACCGGTAATCACTCTCGCATCGGGAACCAGTCTTTGGATTAATCCTGCAATATCTTTCAGGTTTTCGATTCTGTTGTTGATGAAATAAACCTGTCCGTCTCTCTGCAATTCATAAGAAATCGCATCACGCAAAATTTCTTCATTAAATCCAATGATTTGCGTTTCCACAGGCTGACGGTTAGGCGGCGGCGTTTTGATAACTGATAAATCTCGCGCTGCCATTAATGAAAATTGCAAAGTTCTCGGGATTGGCGTCGCAGTCAATGTTAAGGTGTCCACATCGGTTTTTAGCGTTTTCAATTTGTCTTTAACAGAAACACCAAACTTATGTTCCTCATCAATAATCAACAAACCTAAATCCTTGAACTTGATATCTTTTCCAACCAACTGGTGGGTCCCGATGACAATATCGATTTTACCATTTTTAAGACCTTCTTTGGTTTCCGATTTCTGTTTGGCGGTCCGGAATCGGTTCATATAAGAGATATTCACCGGAAAATCCTTCAATCGTTCTTTGAAACTTCTGTAATGTTGGAAAGCCAGAATTGTTGTCGGAACCAGAATCGCAACCTGTTTTCCGTCGGTTGCTGCTTTAAACGCAGCACGAATCGCAACTTCTGTTTTACCAAAACCAACGTCACCGCAAATCAAACGGTCCATCACACCTTCCGCTTCCATATCCTTTTTCACATCCAGCGTTGCTTTTTCCTGGTCTGGCGTATCTTCGTAAAGGAAACTCGCTTCCAACTCATTTTGAAGGTAAGAATCCGGCGAATACTGGAAGCCTTTTGCAGTTTTTCTTTCCGCATAGAGTTTTATCAAATCAAAAGCAATCTGCTTAACTCTGGCTTTGGTTTTTTGTTTTAATGATTTCCAGGCTGGTGAACCGAGTTTACTGAGAACGATTTCTCTTCCTTCAGGTCCGTTATATTTCGAAATTTTATGAAGTGAATGGATACTTACGTAAAGCAAATCTCCATTTTTGTAAGTCAGTTTGAAACATTCCTGGATCTTGCCGTCATTATTAACCTTAACCAAACCCATAAATTTCCCGATGCCGTGGTCGATATGCGCAATGTAATCACCGACTTTCAAAGACATCAGATCTTTGAGTGTCAGTTGCTCTGACTTTGCAAAAGTGTTCTTGGATTGATATCTCTGGTAACGGTCAAAAATCTGGTGATCTGTGTAAATCAGAATCTTATTATCAGAATCTACAAAACCTTCGTGCAATTCCGATTTGAAGCTTTTGAACGGAATCTCGTGCTCTAATTCCTCAAAAATCGATTCTAATCTTTCTTTTTGTTTTTCACTTGAAAATGAAATCCAGGTGTCAAAACCTTGACTTTGTTTTTCCTCTAAATCCTGAATCAGCAATTCAAAGTTTTTATGAAAACTAGGCTGTTGTGTTTGGTTGAGTTCTACGTTCTGAATCTTTGGAAGTTCAAATGACTGAGAACTGAAATCTATTGTTTTGAATTTGATTAATTTATTCTGAAATTCAGGCTCAGAAATAAATAATTCGTCTGGACTTCTATGTTTGATGTCTTTGCTCAGCGTTTCGAATTTCTCTAATGCTTTTTCATAAAAATCTCTGATTCTTTTGGTGGAAAGGTAAAGATTCTTTGAAACTACAAAACTGTCTTCCGCTAATAGTTCAAACAAAGAAACTTTGGTCCCTGAAACCGAAAAATTCATATTGGAAACCAACTGGAATTCATCAATCTTATCCAAAGAAAGTTGGGATTCTATGTCAAAAGTCTTGATGCTTTCGACCTCATTTCCAAAAAATGTGATTCGGAAAGGCTTCTCGTTAGAAAAAGAAAAAACATCCACAATCCCGCCTCGGACAGAGAATTCTCCAGGCTCAGAAACAAAATCTGTTTGGTTGAATTGATAATGATTCAGCAACTCATCCACAAAATCAAAATCCAACTGGTCACCCACTTTTATCTGATGAGAAATTGCTTTGAAATCTTCTTTCTTCAGAACTTTTTCAGACAACGCACCAATGAAGGCGACAATCACTTTTGGCGATTTCCCGGAATTCAGTTTATTGATGACTTCAGTTCTCAGAACCAGATTCGCATTCTGGGTTTTCTCGATTTGATATGGCTCAAGATGTGTTGCTGGAAAATAAAGAACGTTGTCGCTTCCCAACAAATCTTCCATTTCCGCATTGATGTAAAGCGCATCCTCTTTGTCATCAATCAAATAAAGAATCGTTTTGTTCTGAGTCAAAAACAATTCCGAAGCCAGAATTGAACCCGCAGAACCCGCACTTCCTTTAACCGAAATATGCTGATGTTTTGATATTTGTGAAAAAATCTCATTCCCGAATTGTTTCTGAAGCAAGTCCGGCAAAAGATTTTGATTGATTTTTTTTAATTCCATTAATACAGGTATAAACGCAAAAAGCGATTCCGAGAAAATTTCGGAACCGTTATTTGTTTTACAAAGATACTATTTTTCAAAAAAATTAGTTTTAATTTTACGACCTTAAACTATGCATATTTGAAATTAGGTTTCAAAATATTATCCCTTT encodes:
- the mfd gene encoding transcription-repair coupling factor; this encodes MELKKINQNLLPDLLQKQFGNEIFSQISKHQHISVKGSAGSAGSILASELFLTQNKTILYLIDDKEDALYINAEMEDLLGSDNVLYFPATHLEPYQIEKTQNANLVLRTEVINKLNSGKSPKVIVAFIGALSEKVLKKEDFKAISHQIKVGDQLDFDFVDELLNHYQFNQTDFVSEPGEFSVRGGIVDVFSFSNEKPFRITFFGNEVESIKTFDIESQLSLDKIDEFQLVSNMNFSVSGTKVSLFELLAEDSFVVSKNLYLSTKRIRDFYEKALEKFETLSKDIKHRSPDELFISEPEFQNKLIKFKTIDFSSQSFELPKIQNVELNQTQQPSFHKNFELLIQDLEEKQSQGFDTWISFSSEKQKERLESIFEELEHEIPFKSFKSELHEGFVDSDNKILIYTDHQIFDRYQRYQSKNTFAKSEQLTLKDLMSLKVGDYIAHIDHGIGKFMGLVKVNNDGKIQECFKLTYKNGDLLYVSIHSLHKISKYNGPEGREIVLSKLGSPAWKSLKQKTKARVKQIAFDLIKLYAERKTAKGFQYSPDSYLQNELEASFLYEDTPDQEKATLDVKKDMEAEGVMDRLICGDVGFGKTEVAIRAAFKAATDGKQVAILVPTTILAFQHYRSFKERLKDFPVNISYMNRFRTAKQKSETKEGLKNGKIDIVIGTHQLVGKDIKFKDLGLLIIDEEHKFGVSVKDKLKTLKTDVDTLTLTATPIPRTLQFSLMAARDLSVIKTPPPNRQPVETQIIGFNEEILRDAISYELQRDGQVYFINNRIENLKDIAGLIQRLVPDARVITGHGQMDGKQMETNILDFMEGKYDVLVSTTIVESGVDVPNANTIFINDAQRFGMADLHQMRGRVGRSNRKAFCYLITPPFDMMTSDARKRLEAIEQFSDLGSGFQIAMKDLEIRGAGDLLGGEQSGFINEMGFETYQKMMQEALEELKDDENFENLFENEEDRNKLFKSTKEVNIDTDLELMLPDDYVSSTEERLSLYQKLADVQNAKELQQFENELKDRFGKLPDEAINLLKSVELKWLAAEIGFDKLVVKNKVFLGYFPANPQDKFYQSEKFKKIISYLTQNPAEATLKEKNNQLMMRKDNVTNVDEVNLVLNRILA
- the pth gene encoding aminoacyl-tRNA hydrolase; its protein translation is MKYLIVGIGNKGEEYAETRHNIGFKVAEKIAEKIETPFKSSNFGLLAEGKYKGRKVFILKPDTYVNLSGNAVKFWMQKENIPLENILIITDDLALPFGSLRMKMKGSDAGHNGLKSIQAQLNTQNYTRLRFGISADFSEGKQADYVLGKWNEEEREKLSERIEKFSQAALSFVFAGVQNTMTSFNGK